In Mangifera indica cultivar Alphonso chromosome 1, CATAS_Mindica_2.1, whole genome shotgun sequence, a single genomic region encodes these proteins:
- the LOC123230365 gene encoding nuclear transcription factor Y subunit B-9-like, with translation MERQAGFNHYPNKLPRTTTTSDLVIQSRNESTTPAAGINNNNSVGQQQDPQPPQCVIREQDQYMPIANVIRIMRRILPPHAKISDDAKETVQECVSEYISFITGEANERCHREQRKTITAEDVIWAMGKLGFDNYVEPLTLFLNRYRESETERSSMQKEPILRRGVMDYGPIGLPGPYGPAYNLGPQQGFFDPTIGGYFRDGSGSGSGSTGGSSSQANLPAFDPFSQFK, from the coding sequence ACTTGGTCATCCAGTCAAGGAATGAATCCACCACCCCGGCTGCCGGCATCAACAACAATAACTCAGTTGGGCAACAACAAGACCCCCAACCACCACAGTGCGTGATTCGCGAGCAAGACCAATACATGCCTATTGCTAATGTGATCCGGATCATGCGTCGGATACTCCCTCCCCATGCAAAGATCTCCGACGATGCTAAGGAGACTGTCCAGGAGTGTGTTTCAGAGTATATTAGCTTTATTACGGGAGAAGCTAATGAACGTTGCCACCGCGAGCAACGTAAGACGATCACTGCTGAGGATGTGATTTGGGCCATGGGAAAATTGGGCTTCGATAACTATGTCGAGCCTCTCACTCTTTTCCTGAACCGTTATCGAGAGAGTGAGACCGAGCGTTCTTCAATGCAGAAAGAACCCATTCTCAGGCGTGGTGTGATGGACTACGGACCAATTGGGCTTCCTGGGCCTTATGGGCCTGCCTATAACTTAGGTCCCCAACAAGGATTTTTTGATCCTACAATAGGTGGATACTTTAGAGATGGGTCGGGTTCAGGTTCGGGCTCTACTGGTGGATCATCTTCCCAGGCTAATCTGCCAGCCTTCGATCCATTTTCTCAGTTCAAGTGA